In the Azospirillum sp. TSA2s genome, CGCCGACCCGTCACCGACCATCGTCCGCACCTGCGCCTCGGTCAGGGCCGGGCGGCCGAACTCGGCCAGGGTGCGGTTCAGCACGCGCGTCATGTCGGGCGCGCTGTCGATCAGCGTTCCGTCGAGATCGAAGACGAGCGCCTGGAAAGGAAACGGCATTGAAAGCCCCGCGATCTGCCATCGGTTTGACGATGCCCCGTGGATACCACGGTCCGACGGCAGCCAACCACCCGGATGGGAACAACCCAGGGCCGACGACAGCCGGCGATTGCCAATGTTTCGGACAGAGCGCCCATTCCCGGCGTCCGGCGCAGCAGCCAGCGGGCGGCGGCGTGGATCTTCAGCCGGAACTGAATTGCGGGCTTTCAAACGGTGGGGAGAGTTACGCGCTGGCTTGACCGGGGCGCCAAACAACAAACTTCCATCGGCGCACCAATGGACCATGCCCCACCGGGCATTTCAAACGCTTCAACTATTTGGGAAATTCAACGACTTGGCATCTGCCAAGCAAGATGGCGGAGGGGATGGGACCTTCCACCAAACGCCCTATAAGCCTATGGAAGCATTGATATTCATAGCTTCTTAAGGTCCAACGTGTACCCCATACGTGTGCCCTATCGGCTTGGGAGTGGGTGTTGGATACGCGATATTTGGTGCAGCGTCGGCAGACTTGGTATGTCCGGGTAACAGTGCCTCCACGGCTTCGGAAGGCCGTAGGGAACACTCATATCGTGCGAACCCTGAAGACGCGGGATTTGGCAGAAGCCCAACGCCTGCGGCATGTAGCGGTTGCCCAGATCAAGGCGGAGCTAGACGCTATCGGTAAGGGCGAAGACGGTAGCGCCGTTGCCGCGGCCCTCATTTGGCGGAATGCGTGGATAGACTCCGATGCCACTGCCAAGGACGCCGACCACGAGCATACCGCCCAACAGGGCGTGGAACTCGCTATCGAAAGCCGGGCGGAAGAGATTGAAGCCACCCAGGGGCCAGAGGCCGCCAAGGACTTCTACAGGATCGCCACGAGCAAATCCCCACTGCTGTCCGAGACTCGCGACCTATGGCTTCCTGAAGCGAGCCGCACCATCACCAAGCAGACGGCACGGCAGTATGACTCGGACACGAACCGCTTCCTTGAATGGGCGACGAAAAAGCGTGTCCTATTGGTGTCGGACGTGAACAAGCGCCTAGCGGGCAGCTATGTGAGCGAAGCATTTCCCGACATAGCGGCAAAGACGATCAACCGGCACATATCTTCACTGTCTATGTGGTGGCGTTGGCAGGAACAGAAGGGGTTTATTGAGGTGAACCCGTGGCAAGGGCAGGTTCTGCGGGTGAAGGGCAAACGCGGGAACAAGGAAGAGAAGAGGCGGCCATACTCCGCCGACGAAATCTGCACCCTTCTTACTGGATTGAAGGGTCGGCCGTTGGATGCGCTTTTCCGGCTTGGCCTGTTCACGGGCGCCCGCTTGGATGAACTCTGTTCGCTTCAGGCGAAAGACGTGCTTGAACAGGAAGGCAGTTGGTGGCTGTCCATCACCGAAGGTAAGACGGAGAATGCCATCCGTTTGATCCCGGTCCATTCCGCAATAGAGCCGCTGGTGTTGACACTGAAGAAGGAAGCGACCACGGCCAAGGGCAACCCGGACGGTTGGCTCTTTCCAGACATTACACCGGGCGGTCCCGATAATAAGCGCTCATGGAACGTGTCGAAGAAGTTTACCAGGGAAAGGCGGAAGCTAGGCGTAGATACGCCGCAGACCGTATTCCACTCTACACGGATGAACCTTGCAGAAGCTTTAGAAGCGTGTTTGCTCACCTGGCTGGCGGCAGCTGAGCCTTTAAGCGACGACGAAGGTGCCGTCGATGAGGTTGCGGATGGCGGTCCAGGCGGACTGGCCTTGGCGGCGCGCGGTTCCGGTGACGGAACGATAGCCTGCGTGGATGCCCGGCCCCCAGTCGGAGCGGAAGCCGTTCGTCACCTTGCGGAAGATCACGGACGGGCGGATTTCCTGCTCACTGACGTTGTTGGTCGGTGGCACGCGGCGGTCGCTGAGAAAGACAAAGAACTTGCCGCGCCACGCCTTGATCTGGCGCTGCAGTTCGCGGCCAGCCGGATGGGCAGCGGGGACACCGAGCAGCGCATCGAGGCGGCGCTCGGCCTTGGCGGCGTAAGCGGCGAGCGTGCTGTCCTTCAACTCCGGTCTTCGCTTGCCGACACGGATGGCCCAGCGCAGATGATCCCGGAGTTTCGGCGCCACCACGCTGTCGCCGCAGTCGATGGCGTACTGAACGTCGCGTAAGACATGGGCCAGGCAGACCTGATGAACTTGCCCCAGCTCCTGCTGGCCGGCGTAGCGGTCAGAGACCCACACCTCGGGTCGATGATCCCCCAGAATGTCGGCGGCGACCGCCCGTCCCCGGCTGGGGGCAATGGTGTGCAGCACAGCCTCATCGGACTGGAACACCCACTGCCAGTGGGTCACGCCGTCAACCCGGGTTGTGGTTTCGTCCGAGGCGATGACGGGAGCGGTCAGGAGCTTGGTCTTGATCGCCGCGCAGGCAGTATCGAACGCCGACCCCATGCGGCGGAAGGCATTGGCGATGGCGCCTTCGGAGATGCTCAGCCCAAACACCTCCTTCAGCAGGCGCGACAGCCGCTCGAAGCCGACATGATGGCTGTGATGCAGGTAGGCCAGCAGCGAGCGGATCCCTGGGCCGAAGGGCGTTCCCGGCGGCATGGCGGCGGGCGGTTCAGCCCGATAGCGCCGTCCACACGAACCGCAGCGGCCGCCGAACAGCTCCACCCGCGTCACCACCGGGCGGACTTCGGGCAGGTCAATGTGGTCGTAGCGATGCCGGCAGCGCTGTCCCGCTGCCAACAGCGCCGTTTGGCAATGCGGGCATTCCTCGGCGAGACGGCGCTCGGTGCGATCAGGGTCGGGCGTGAGCGGCCGCGCGACACCGGGACGGGACGGCCGCGGTTTGCGCCCCCGCTTCGCCTTGCCGGTCTTGCCCCCGGGGCCATCCTGGGACGGCGGGATGTGCGAGTTCGCCGAGGTCTTCTTCGGCTTGCCGACCAAGGCTTCCAGTTCGGCAATCCGTGCGGCCATGCGCTCGATCAGCGCCGCCTGCTCGATTAGCAGGGCGTCCTTCTCGGCGTCGCTCAGGCGATAACGCGGCGGAACTGTCATCCCGCCTTTGACTCACGTCAGCCCCCCACGACGCAACACCGGATCGTCACCCCACCCCCAATGCGCGCAACCCCGAGCCGGCTCGAGCCGGCGTCACGCGCTCAGCCAGCCAGGTGAGCAAATACTTAGAAGCTGGTGAAGTGCCCATATCGACTGCAAAGCTTATTATTGGGCACGAGCGCGGAGACTTGACGTTTGGCGGTTACTCAAAGGGCGAGTATGTGAATTTGAAAGCCGCTATAGAGAAGGCTGTGTTCCCTGTTGGTATCCTGCCCTTGGTCTGAAACGGGGCACCGCGCCTCCCCCTGGTGGGGGCCGATTTACGAAGTGGC is a window encoding:
- a CDS encoding IS66 family transposase codes for the protein MTVPPRYRLSDAEKDALLIEQAALIERMAARIAELEALVGKPKKTSANSHIPPSQDGPGGKTGKAKRGRKPRPSRPGVARPLTPDPDRTERRLAEECPHCQTALLAAGQRCRHRYDHIDLPEVRPVVTRVELFGGRCGSCGRRYRAEPPAAMPPGTPFGPGIRSLLAYLHHSHHVGFERLSRLLKEVFGLSISEGAIANAFRRMGSAFDTACAAIKTKLLTAPVIASDETTTRVDGVTHWQWVFQSDEAVLHTIAPSRGRAVAADILGDHRPEVWVSDRYAGQQELGQVHQVCLAHVLRDVQYAIDCGDSVVAPKLRDHLRWAIRVGKRRPELKDSTLAAYAAKAERRLDALLGVPAAHPAGRELQRQIKAWRGKFFVFLSDRRVPPTNNVSEQEIRPSVIFRKVTNGFRSDWGPGIHAGYRSVTGTARRQGQSAWTAIRNLIDGTFVVA